In a single window of the Zea mays cultivar B73 chromosome 5, Zm-B73-REFERENCE-NAM-5.0, whole genome shotgun sequence genome:
- the LOC103644684 gene encoding disease resistance protein RGA2, whose product MDFTREVVVPAALSEILGRIFAFLFDSLPRPSRGARELHRRRLERLLGNIASMVEEAEGRHITNQQLLSHLKALTAGMYRGRFTLEVTDLDDVVSRNGDGDDEDAGDGDATTAAASSAGKRSFALCRSFSRAKRSRVTGLIAGGDGGTERLVAVAEELEGLTRDYMREFILLVQGYPRKVHRPVRTTLYMDRCVFGRHVEKERVVDFLLQHAPSGRAPYLSALAVVGAKKVGKTTLVKHACDDERVRGHFVRIEWFETPDVVRAGGLPGQYLWESGGPEYLAGVRHILSEPRFANAAGPSLLVFEDAWPMDESAWAALASSPTPLGDGSKLLLTCRDADLARLGTADPVVLHRLQREEYWYYFKAFAFGGADPRDHPRVAAVAREISEHLERTFLDARVLGTLLRANFDARFWRRVLAAIVSCERRPMHVGVLLELLPVRGRLQSYGYCRSPPKFTVQDVLTARPSGRDGGSGSGSEEGFTVHLCKETLYMDHWYSITFKNDGEATPPVVTT is encoded by the coding sequence ATGGACTTCACCAGGGAAGTCGTTGTCCCGGCGGCGCTGTCCGAGATCCTCGGCCGGATCTTCGCCTTCCTCTTCGACAGCTTGCCCCGGCCCTCGCGGGGCGCCCGGGAGCTGCACCGGCGGCGGCTGGAGCGGCTGCTGGGCAATATCGCCAGCATGGTCGAGGAGGCCGAGGGCCGCCACATCACCAACCAGCAGCTGCTCTCCCACCTCAAGGCGCTCACCGCGGGGATGTACCGCGGCCGCTTCACGCTCGAGGTGACGGACCTCGACGACGTCGTCAGCAGGaacggcgacggcgacgacgaggaCGCGGGTGACGGCGACGCCACGACTGCCGCCGCCAGTAGTGCAGGCAAGAGGTCGTTCGCGCTCTGCCGGTCGTTCAGCAGGGCGAAGCGTTCCCGCGTGACGGGCCTGATCGCGGGCGGCGACGGGGGCACCGAGAGGCTGGTCGCCGTGGCCGAGGAGCTGGAGGGCCTGACGCGCGACTACATGCGCGAGTTCATCCTGCTGGTGCAGGGGTACCCGCGGAAGGTGCACCGGCCGGTGCGCACGACGCTGTACATGGACCGCTGCGTATTCGGCCGCCACGTCGAGAAGGAGCGCGTGGTGGACTTCCTGCTGCAGCACGCGCCCAGCGGGCGGGCGCCGTACCTGAGCGCGCTCGCCGTGGTGGGCGCCAAGAAGGTGGGCAAGACGACGCTGGTGAAGCACGCGTGCGACGACGAGCGCGTGCGCGGCCACTTCGTGCGCATCGAGTGGTTCGAGACGCCCGACGTGGTGCGGGCGGGGGGCCTGCCGGGGCAGTACCTGTGGGAGAGCGGCGGGCCGGAGTACCTCGCCGGCGTGCGCCACATCCTCAGCGAGCCGCGGTTCGCGAACGCGGCGGGGCCGTCGCTGCTCGTGTTCGAGGACGCCTGGCCCATGGACGAGTCGGCGTGggccgcgctggcgtcgtccccgACCCCGCTCGGCGACGGGAGCAAGCTCCTGCTCACGTGCCGCGACGCCGACCTCGCCCGGCTCGGCACGGCGGACCCCGTGGTGCTGCACAGGCTGCAGCGGGAGGAGTACTGGTACTACTTCAAAGCGTTCGCCTTCGGCGGCGCCGACCCGCGGGACCACCCGCGGGTCGCGGCGGTGGCGCGGGAGATCTCCGAGCACCTGGAGCGCACGTTCCTCGACGCGCGGGTGCTCGGCACGCTGCTCAGGGCCAACTTCGACGCCCGGTTCTGGCGGAGGGTGCTCGCCGCCATCGTCAGCTGCGAGCGCCGGCCCATGCACGTTGGAGTGCTGCTCGAGCTACTGCCCGTGCGCGGCAGGCTGCAGTCGTATGGGTACTGCCGGAGCCCGCCAAAGTTCACCGTGCAGGACGTGCTCACCGCGCGACCGAGTGGTCGTGACGGTGGCTCAGGCTCGGGCTCGGAGGAAGGCTTCACTGTCCATCTCTGCAAGGAGACGCTGTACATGGATCACTGGTATAGCATCACCTTCAAGAACGATGGTGAGGCGACGCCGCCCGTCGTGACGACCTAG